DNA sequence from the Amycolatopsis sp. Hca4 genome:
GTTGGTGATCTTGGTCGGCGCCGGCGGCACGGGCCTCGCGGCACCCCCGCCGCCGCCCAACCCCAGTGACTCCGAGATCCAGGCCGGCAAGGCCGACGCGAACGCGAAGGCCGGCGAAGTCGGCCGGCTGACCAGCCAGCTGGCCCAGGCCGAGCAGAAGCTGACCCAGCTGCAGGACGACGTCGAGCTCAAGCAGGAGCAGGCCAACAAGGCGCTGGTGGACCTGCAGACCGCGCAGGACGACGCGACGCGCGCGGAGAACGACGCGAAGGCCGCGCGCGGCGAAGCGGACGCGGCCTCGGCGGCCATCGAGAAGGCCCGCGCGGACCTGAAGTCGTTCGCCGCGGCGAGCTTCCAGCAGGGCAGCACGGTCGGCTCGCTCTCGGCCTACCTCAGCGCGGACAGCCCGAAGGACATGCTCGCTCGTGCGCAGCTGCTCGACGCCGTCGGCGGCGACCGGCTCAACGCCCTCGACCGGCTCGAGCAGGCGCAGACCGAGAAGTCCAACAAGGACGCCGCGGCCCGCAAGGCCGCCGAGATCGCCCAGCAGAAGCAGGACGCGGCCCGCCGGGCGAAGAGCAGCGCGGACGCCGCCCGGACGACCGCCGAGCAGGCCCAGGACAGCCAGGCCACGCAGAACGCGCAGCTGGAGAAGAACAAGACCGACGTCGAGCAGCAGCTCTACGCCGCCCAGGCCAAGGTCAGCGGCCTGCAGGGCCAGCGGCAGCGCTACCAGGACTGGCTCGCGCAGAAGCAGCGCGAAGACGAGGAACGCGCCCGGCAGGCCGCGCTCGCCGCGTCCGGTGGCGGCGGCCGTCCCTCGGGCGGCCCGGCGCCGTCCGGCCCGGCCGGATCGTCCGTCGAGGCGGCGATCGCGCGGGCGCTGTCCAAGCTGGGGATGCCGTACGCGTGGGGCGGCGGCAACGCCAGCGGTCCGACCCGCGGCATCCGCGACGGCGGCGTCGCCGACCGCTACGGCGACTACAACAAGATCGGCTTCGACTGCTCCGGCCTGATGATCTACGCCTTCGCCGGCGTCCGCTCGCTGCCGCACTACAGCGGCTACCAGTACTCGGCGGGCCGCCGGGTGCCGCTGTCCCAGATGCGCCGCGGCGACCTGCTGTTCTGGGGCGGCCCGGGCGGCATCCACCACGTCGCGCTGTACCTCGGCGGCGGGCAGATGGTCGAGGCGCCGCAGTCCGGCCTGCGGGTCCGGATCGCGCCGGTGCGGTACGGCGGGATCATGCCGTACGCGACCCGCTTGATCGGCTGAAATCCGCTCGACGACGGCCCGGGGCCGCCGACAGGATCGGCGGCGTGGACGACGAACTGAACGCGCTGCGGCGCACCCGGATGCGCTGGAACACGCCCCTGTCGGAGCCGCACGCCGAGCTGCTGCTCGACCGGATGGCCCTGGACGACGGCCACCTGGTCGACCTCGGCTGCGGCTGGGGCGAGCTCCTGCTGCGGGCGGCGGCCCGGGCCCCCGGCCTGCGCGCCACCGGCGTCGACACCGACCGGACCGGCCTCGACCGCGGCCGGGCGGCGGCCGGGTCGCGCGGGCTCACCGTCGAGTTCGCCGAAGCGGACGCCGCGGCCTGGGCCGTGCCCGCCGAGCGCGTGTTCTGCATCGGGTCGGCCCACGTCTTCGGCTCGACGAAGGACGCGCTGGCCGCACTCACCCGCGCCGTGCGGCCGTCCGGGCGCCTGCTCTACGGCGACGGTTTCTGGGCGGCACCACCGAACCCGGCGGCGCGCGAGATCTTCGGCCCGGACCTGCTGACCCTGCCCGACCTGCTCGACGCCGCGGCCGCCGCCGGCTGGCGCGTGCTGCACCTGAGCACGGCCGACCAGCTGGAATGGGACGACTTCGAGTCGACCTCCCGCGCCGCCTGGGCGGAGTGGCTGGCGGCGCACCCGGCCGACCCCCGCGCGGCCGCGGTGCGCGATTGGCTCGACCGGCG
Encoded proteins:
- a CDS encoding NlpC/P60 family protein gives rise to the protein MPRVRRGLSVSTLTLVILVGAGGTGLAAPPPPPNPSDSEIQAGKADANAKAGEVGRLTSQLAQAEQKLTQLQDDVELKQEQANKALVDLQTAQDDATRAENDAKAARGEADAASAAIEKARADLKSFAAASFQQGSTVGSLSAYLSADSPKDMLARAQLLDAVGGDRLNALDRLEQAQTEKSNKDAAARKAAEIAQQKQDAARRAKSSADAARTTAEQAQDSQATQNAQLEKNKTDVEQQLYAAQAKVSGLQGQRQRYQDWLAQKQREDEERARQAALAASGGGGRPSGGPAPSGPAGSSVEAAIARALSKLGMPYAWGGGNASGPTRGIRDGGVADRYGDYNKIGFDCSGLMIYAFAGVRSLPHYSGYQYSAGRRVPLSQMRRGDLLFWGGPGGIHHVALYLGGGQMVEAPQSGLRVRIAPVRYGGIMPYATRLIG
- a CDS encoding cyclopropane-fatty-acyl-phospholipid synthase family protein, producing the protein MDDELNALRRTRMRWNTPLSEPHAELLLDRMALDDGHLVDLGCGWGELLLRAAARAPGLRATGVDTDRTGLDRGRAAAGSRGLTVEFAEADAAAWAVPAERVFCIGSAHVFGSTKDALAALTRAVRPSGRLLYGDGFWAAPPNPAAREIFGPDLLTLPDLLDAAAAAGWRVLHLSTADQLEWDDFESTSRAAWAEWLAAHPADPRAAAVRDWLDRRLREYVRDYRGVLGFTYLVLGR